In a single window of the Acetivibrio clariflavus DSM 19732 genome:
- a CDS encoding nitrogenase component 1, translating into MSRSGMIEQERFTCAIGALQTVVAIPRAVPILHSGPGCGEMIAGFFERSTGYAGGSTSPCTNFSEKEVVFGGINRLRDIIENTYKVLDTDLQVVLTGCTAGIVGDDVKSLVSEFAQKGKPIVSVETEGFKATNFEAHSLVVNAIIDQYVSLFEEKNKPKSQKNTVNLIASIPYQDPFWKGNLAEYKRLLAGIGLKANVLFGPQSGGVKEWQSMPTALFNILVSPWYGKPIADHLKSKYGQEYIWFHHIPIGANQTEAFLNQVVDFAIEQGADIDKAAAQEFIRHESYAYYEEIDNLATFLLEFRYGLPNHVHILHDAGYVVALSKFLLHEVGIVPKEQFVTDATPEEFHEAIRADLKSTSNKREIPLYFEPDAGKAQEILRKIRHNGRGLIIGSGWDKELAKEKGYDFLSAAVPSPYRLIMTTNYAGFTGGLRVIEDIYQMVLSTYA; encoded by the coding sequence ATGAGTAGATCAGGAATGATTGAACAAGAACGTTTTACCTGTGCAATCGGTGCTCTACAAACAGTGGTAGCCATTCCGCGGGCCGTGCCGATTCTTCATTCCGGTCCCGGCTGCGGCGAGATGATTGCCGGATTTTTTGAACGGTCAACGGGATACGCCGGTGGATCCACTTCTCCCTGCACAAATTTTAGCGAAAAAGAAGTTGTGTTTGGCGGAATCAACAGGCTAAGGGATATTATAGAAAACACCTACAAAGTATTGGATACGGATTTACAGGTGGTATTGACCGGCTGCACCGCCGGTATTGTCGGAGACGATGTTAAAAGTCTGGTTTCTGAATTCGCCCAGAAGGGAAAGCCTATTGTATCCGTGGAAACCGAAGGATTTAAAGCCACCAATTTTGAAGCTCACAGCCTTGTGGTTAATGCCATTATCGATCAGTATGTAAGCCTGTTTGAAGAGAAAAATAAGCCAAAGTCGCAGAAAAACACGGTGAACCTTATAGCTTCCATCCCGTATCAGGATCCGTTCTGGAAGGGTAATCTGGCGGAATACAAGCGTCTGCTTGCCGGTATTGGTCTTAAAGCCAATGTTTTATTCGGACCGCAGTCGGGTGGGGTAAAAGAGTGGCAGTCAATGCCGACAGCACTTTTCAATATTTTGGTTTCACCATGGTACGGCAAACCCATTGCTGACCACCTCAAATCCAAATACGGGCAGGAATATATATGGTTTCATCACATTCCTATTGGAGCCAATCAAACGGAGGCGTTCCTTAATCAGGTTGTGGATTTTGCCATTGAGCAAGGAGCCGATATTGACAAGGCAGCAGCCCAGGAGTTTATCCGGCATGAGTCCTATGCTTACTATGAAGAAATTGATAACCTTGCTACCTTCCTTTTGGAGTTTCGTTACGGTCTTCCCAACCATGTTCATATTCTACATGACGCTGGATATGTCGTTGCACTGTCTAAGTTTTTACTGCACGAGGTGGGAATTGTACCAAAGGAACAATTTGTTACAGATGCTACACCGGAAGAATTTCATGAAGCCATTCGGGCCGATTTGAAAAGCACCAGCAATAAACGGGAAATTCCGCTTTATTTTGAACCCGATGCGGGAAAGGCACAGGAAATTCTCCGAAAAATCCGTCATAACGGCAGGGGACTTATAATAGGTTCGGGATGGGATAAGGAACTTGCAAAGGAAAAGGGCTATGATTTTCTTTCAGCTGCTGTACCTTCTCCTTACCGGTTAATCATGACAACTAATTACGCAGGATTTACAGGAGGACTTCGGGTTATAGAGGACATCTATCAGATGGTTCTTTCAACCTATGCATAA
- a CDS encoding GNAT family N-acetyltransferase codes for MDLHIREANISDSALVLSFIKELAEFEGMEKEVTTTEAELRESLFQKRQANVLIAEVDGNPAAFALFYPVYSTFSGRQNLFLEDLFVKEEYRGKGIGKALMKQLAKKALQMGAKRLDWYVLENNKSGSKFYNKLGAVPLLDRRTYRMNAKSLESLANGVMTNVKNKFIPSGSTDKGNSN; via the coding sequence ATGGACTTACATATTAGAGAAGCGAATATATCTGACAGTGCGTTGGTGCTTTCGTTCATTAAAGAACTTGCAGAATTTGAGGGAATGGAAAAAGAGGTTACAACGACTGAAGCAGAGCTTCGGGAATCCCTTTTTCAAAAAAGACAGGCAAATGTTTTAATAGCCGAAGTTGACGGTAATCCTGCAGCCTTTGCACTGTTTTATCCCGTATATTCGACCTTCTCCGGACGACAAAACCTCTTTTTAGAAGACCTGTTTGTGAAAGAAGAATACCGAGGTAAAGGTATTGGTAAAGCACTTATGAAACAGCTTGCAAAGAAAGCTTTACAAATGGGTGCGAAACGTCTTGATTGGTATGTACTTGAGAACAATAAAAGCGGCTCAAAGTTTTATAATAAGCTGGGTGCAGTTCCCCTTTTAGACCGGCGTACATATCGAATGAATGCAAAAAGTTTGGAATCTTTAGCAAACGGAGTGATGACAAATGTCAAAAATAAATTTATCCCTTCCGGAAGTACAGATAAGGGAAATTCGAATTAA
- a CDS encoding nitrogenase component 1: MSKINLSLPEVQIREIRINSITGYQGDAKELVEAREFGLKDKERSFSQCLGCATSKAACMTVLIQDGAVISHGPVGCASCLHEFAFTYRVNYPLRGIERPTPRRIFSTNLKEKDTVYGGNIKLADTIREVYERTKANAIFVLTTCAAGIIGDDVESVCNEAEEELGIPVVAIFCEGFRSKVWTTGFDAAYHGIARKLIQKPRKRRNDMINVINFWGSDVFSEWFAPFGAKPNYITPFSTVNGLKYASEAVATVQACSTLGSYLGAVLEQDFGVPEIPAAPPYGIAQTDRWFRALGKVLGKEEIAEKIIAEKRKEYLPKIEALREKLAGKTAYVTAGAAHGHALLDVLGELGMKAVGAAIFHHDPIYDSGRQENDQLAQRVADYGNVFNYNVCNKQEFELVNALNRIRPDVLLARHGGMTLWGAKLGIPSLLIGDEHYSMGYEGLVNYGERILEVIENDEFVKNLEKHAINPYTKWWLEQPPYYFLEGGAGK, from the coding sequence ATGTCAAAAATAAATTTATCCCTTCCGGAAGTACAGATAAGGGAAATTCGAATTAACTCAATAACAGGTTATCAAGGAGATGCTAAGGAACTGGTAGAAGCCCGCGAATTCGGCTTGAAGGATAAAGAACGTTCCTTCAGTCAATGTCTGGGCTGTGCTACCTCAAAAGCGGCTTGTATGACTGTGTTAATTCAGGATGGAGCTGTCATCAGCCATGGACCGGTGGGCTGTGCTTCCTGTTTGCATGAATTCGCCTTTACCTATCGAGTGAATTATCCTTTGCGCGGTATTGAACGCCCCACACCACGCCGTATCTTTTCCACCAATCTAAAAGAAAAGGATACTGTTTACGGAGGAAATATAAAGCTTGCCGATACCATTCGTGAGGTATATGAACGAACTAAGGCCAACGCTATTTTTGTATTGACCACATGTGCTGCCGGAATTATCGGCGATGATGTGGAGAGCGTTTGCAACGAAGCCGAGGAAGAGTTGGGAATACCGGTAGTAGCCATCTTTTGCGAAGGTTTTCGTTCCAAAGTATGGACTACAGGTTTTGACGCAGCTTATCACGGCATTGCACGTAAATTGATTCAAAAACCCCGGAAGCGTCGGAATGACATGATTAATGTAATCAATTTCTGGGGCAGCGATGTGTTTTCCGAATGGTTTGCTCCCTTTGGAGCAAAACCCAATTACATAACCCCTTTTTCTACAGTAAACGGATTAAAATATGCCAGTGAGGCTGTTGCCACTGTCCAGGCTTGTTCCACGCTGGGCAGCTACCTGGGAGCAGTGCTGGAACAGGATTTTGGTGTTCCTGAAATTCCTGCCGCACCGCCCTATGGTATTGCACAGACGGATAGATGGTTCCGGGCGTTGGGAAAGGTCCTTGGCAAAGAAGAAATTGCTGAAAAAATTATTGCAGAAAAAAGGAAAGAGTATTTGCCCAAAATCGAAGCCCTTCGGGAAAAACTGGCCGGAAAAACAGCTTATGTAACAGCGGGTGCAGCCCATGGTCATGCATTGCTGGATGTATTGGGAGAACTTGGCATGAAAGCGGTCGGTGCAGCGATTTTCCATCACGACCCCATCTATGACAGCGGTCGTCAGGAAAACGACCAACTGGCACAGCGTGTAGCTGATTATGGAAATGTTTTTAACTACAATGTTTGCAACAAGCAGGAATTTGAACTGGTCAATGCCTTAAACCGTATCCGTCCCGATGTATTGCTGGCCCGGCATGGCGGCATGACACTCTGGGGAGCAAAACTGGGTATTCCATCACTGCTGATTGGCGATGAACATTACTCCATGGGTTATGAAGGTCTGGTCAATTATGGCGAGCGAATTTTAGAAGTTATAGAAAACGATGAATTTGTGAAGAATCTCGAAAAACATGCCATTAATCCTTACACCAAATGGTGGCTTGAGCAACCGCCGTATTATTTCCTGGAAGGAGGTGCCGGTAAATGA
- a CDS encoding RrF2 family transcriptional regulator: MRISAKGRYALAAVISMAQQYNSGEYITVISISEKLGISKIYLEQVFSLLKKAKIVNSTKGTQGGYQLARTPSQITVLDVLMSVEVSLFEQAQETVSDKAPDIEQALRLSVFNVLDKNVRQTLSTITIADLVIEAENYKNYNTLMFYI; the protein is encoded by the coding sequence ATGAGAATATCGGCAAAAGGACGATATGCCCTGGCAGCAGTTATCAGTATGGCACAGCAATATAACAGCGGAGAATATATTACGGTGATTAGCATTTCTGAAAAACTGGGAATATCTAAAATTTATCTGGAGCAGGTATTTTCCTTATTGAAAAAAGCAAAAATTGTTAATTCTACTAAAGGTACTCAGGGCGGCTATCAGTTAGCAAGAACACCAAGCCAAATAACCGTACTGGATGTATTAATGTCCGTCGAAGTATCATTATTTGAGCAAGCACAGGAAACAGTTTCAGATAAAGCCCCTGATATCGAACAAGCCCTCCGGTTGTCGGTTTTTAATGTTTTGGATAAAAACGTCAGACAAACTCTCAGTACAATTACGATTGCAGACTTGGTTATAGAAGCAGAAAATTATAAGAACTATAATACTTTGATGTTCTACATTTGA